From one Triticum aestivum cultivar Chinese Spring chromosome 4B, IWGSC CS RefSeq v2.1, whole genome shotgun sequence genomic stretch:
- the LOC123094156 gene encoding 1-aminocyclopropane-1-carboxylate oxidase homolog 1-like gives MASDSDRLRALKAFDHTKAGVKGLVDAGVTTIPSIFHHPLPIERTDHDQHFTIPVIDLAAATGGTTTTPSKRVELVGAVKAAAETVGFFQVVNHGVPKAAMSEILMAVQGFHEQPREAKAPYYTRDLGRPVRYWSNFDLFQSPAAQWRDTLYMQITPELPQLEEIPPACRPIALEYARLMQQLGRTLLELLSEALGLDPGHLEEDAACLERLAGHYYPPCPEPHLTLGTTRHSDPCFLAVLLQDAVGGLQVLLEEDNNNNNNNNNNKNNNNNNNNNNKLSAVWVDVPAVEGALVVNVGDFLQIVSNNRFKSVEHRVVAQSAGPRVSVVCFFRRQDAATSTRVLGPIVADGEARFRSTTMAELIRHNRAKGLDGTSALQHLRL, from the exons ATGGCCTCCGACTCGGATCGCCTTCGTGCGCTCAAGGCCTTCGACCACACCAAGGCCGGCGTCAAAGGCCTCGTTGATGCTGGCGTCACCACCATCCCCTCCATCTTCCACCACCCACTGCCCATAGAGCGCACAGATCATGATCAGCACTTCACCATCCCGGTCATCGACCTCGCGGCTGCCACGGGTGGTACTACTACCACACCATCCAAGCGAGTTGAGCTGGTTGGAGCGGTGAAGGCGGCCGCAGAGACGGTGGGCTTCTTCCAGGTAGTGAACCATGGCGTGCCGAAGGCGGCCATGTCGGAGATACTCATGGCAGTGCAGGGATTCCACGAGCAGCCGAGGGAGGCCAAGGCACCGTACTATACCCGGGACCTTGGTCGGCCCGTGAGGTACTGGAGCAACTTCGACCTGTTCCAGTCACCGGCGGCCCAGTGGCGCGACACCTTGTACATGCAGATTACGCCGGAGCTGCCGCAACTGGAGGAGATCCCACCCGCGTGCCGGCCCATCGCGCTGGAGTATGCGAGGCTGAT GCAGCAGCTAGGACGCACCCTGCTTGAGCTGCTGTCGGAGGCCCTGGGCCTCGATCCTGGCCACCTGGAGGAGGACGCCGCATGCCTGGAGAGGCTCGCCGGCCACTATTACCCGCCCTGCCCAGAGCCGCACCTAACACTGGGCACCACGCGCCACTCCGACCCTTGCTTCCTCGCCGTGCTTCTCCAGGACGCTGTCGGCGGCCTCCAGGTGCTTCTCGAggaagacaacaacaacaacaacaacaacaacaacaacaagaacaacaacaacaacaacaacaacaacaacaagttgtCTGCTGTGTGGGTAGATGTGCCGGCGGTGGAAGGCGCGCTGGTGGTGAATGTCGGCGACTTCCTGCAGATCGTCTCCAACAACAGGTTCAAGAGTGTGGAGCACCGCGTGGTGGCCCAGAGCGCCGGGCCTCGCGTCTCCGTAGTCTGCTTCTTCCGAAGGCAGGACGCGGCCACGTCCACCAGAGTGCTAGGGCCAATCGTCGCTGACGGCGAGGCGCGCTTCAGGAGCACGACGATGGCGGAGCTGATCCGGCACAACAGGGCCAAGGGCCTCGATGGCACCTCTGCGCTGCAGCACTTGAGGCTCTGA
- the LOC123090504 gene encoding geraniol 8-hydroxylase — MELFLFCTVVLILIISSVYLLGLLADSRRNLPPGPRPLPLVGSLLSLGALPHRSLARLAEHHGPIMALRLGTVTTIVASSPDAARDILQRHDAAFSGRTIPDGTHVFAHNTHSMGWLPSSSPRWRALRKVCSGELFAPHRLDMHQSLRREKVQQLISHVTQLAQEGTPIRVGSLGFPTALNLLSSTIFSTELAVLDDRHVKPSDFKAMLAELNMTVGLPNLSDFIPEVAWLDLQGLRRRIEGLFTRLHAMIGERIESQMGDRAAAAGEPTKKNFLDVLLDYRNTDDDQGFERQTILSLISDLFSAGTDTSSATVEWAMAELLLNPSCMSRAREELDQVIGSKEQVEESDIGQLKYLQAIVKETFRLHPPAPFLLPHVAERTTQVQGYTVPKGARILVNVWAIGHDGKVWPEPEKFMPERFLEKEVDFKGRDFELLPFGSGRRMCPGWMLAARMVHLMLASLLHRFEWRLPVDVEKKGLDMGERLGVNLSMATPLEAIATPI, encoded by the exons ATGGAGCTCTTCTTGTTTTGCACGGTAGTTCTCATCCTCATCATCTCCTCTGTTTACCTCTTAGGCCTCTTAGCCGATAGTCGTCGCAACCTTCCCCCCGGTCCTCGCCCGCTGCCACTCGTGGGCAGCCTCCTCTCCCTGGGTGCACTACCGCACCGCTCCCTCGCGCGCCTCGCAGAGCACCACGGCCCGATCATGGCGCTCCGCCTAGGCACCGTCACCACCATCGTTGCCTCCTCCCCAGATGCCGCCCGCGACATCCTCCAGCGCCATGATGCAGCTTTCTCGGGGCGCACCATCCCAGACGGCACCCACGTGTTCGCGCACAACACACACTCCATGGGTTGGCTTCCGTCCAGCAGCCCCCGTTGGCGCGCCCTACGCAAGGTGTGCTCGGGTGAGCTCTTTGCACCACACCGCCTCGACATGCACCAGTCTCTGCGCCGGGAGAAGGTGCAGCAACTCATCTCCCACGTGACGCAGCTGGCACAAGAGGGCACACCCATTCGCGTCGGAAGTTTGGGATTTCCGACGGCGCTTAACCTGCTCTCCTCCACCATCTTCTCAACTGAGTTGGCCGTCCTCGATGACCGCCATGTCAAGCCTTCGGACTTCAAGGCCATGCTCGCAGAGCTAAACATGACCGTCGGATTGCCAAACCTATCTGACTTCATCCCTGAAGTTGCGTGGCTAGACCTGCAGGGCTTGAGGAGACGCATCGAGGGCTTGTTCACGCGGCTGCATGCCATGATCGGCGAGCGGATCGAGAGTCAGATGGGAGACCGCGCCGCTGCCGCAGGTGAGCCGACCAAGAAAAACTTCCTGGACGTGTTGCTCGACTACCGCAACACCGACGATGACCAGGGCTTCGAGCGCCAGACGATCCTCTCATTGATTTCG GACTTGTTCAGCGCTGGGACGGATACAAGCTCAGCCACCGTAGAATGGGCGATGGCGGAGCTGCTACTGAATCCATCATGCATGTCGAGAGCCCGCGAAGAGCTCGACCAAGTGATAGGCTCTAAAGAGCAGGTCGAGGAGTCTGACATTGGACAGCTCAAGTACCTCCAAGCCATCGTTAAGGAGACGTTCCGGCTCCATCCTCCGGCGCCATTCCTGCTGCCGCATGTGGCAGAGAGGACGACACAGGTCCAGGGGTACACGGTTCCCAAGGGGGCGCGCATTCTAGTTAACGTGTGGGCGATAGGGCATGACGGCAAGGTATGGCCCGAACCGGAAAAGTTCATGCCGGAGAGGTTCCTGGAGAAGGAGGTGGACTTCAAGGGCCGAGACTTCGAGCTCCTGCCCTTTGGGTCCGGGAGGAGGATGTGTCCGGGGTGGATGCTGGCTGCTCGCATGGTTCATCTCATGCTCGCGTCCTTGCTGCATCGCTTTGAGTGGAGGCTTCCCGTAGATGTGGAGAAGAAGGGGCTGGACATGGGAGAAAGGCTTGGGGTCAACTTGTCCATGGCTACGCCCCTTGAGGCTATAGCCACGCCAATTTGA